From a single Pongo pygmaeus isolate AG05252 chromosome 12, NHGRI_mPonPyg2-v2.0_pri, whole genome shotgun sequence genomic region:
- the LOC129030233 gene encoding cytochrome P450 1B1 — protein MGTSLSPNDPWQLNPLSIQQTTLLLFLSVLATVHVGQRLLRQRRRQLGSAPPGPFAWPLIGNAAAVGQAAHLSFARLARRYGDVFQIRLGSCPIVVLNGERAIHQALVQQGSAFADRPSFASFRVVSGGRSMAFGHYSEHWKVQRRAAHSMMRNFSTRQPRSRQVLEGHVLSEARELVALLVRGSADGAFLDPRPLTVVAVANVMSAVCFGCRYRHDDPEFRELLSHNEEFGRTVGAGSLVDVMPWLQYFPNPVRTVFREFEQLNRNFSNFVLDKFLRHCESLRPGAAPRDMMDAFILSAEKKAAGDSDDGGARLDLENVPATITDIFGASQDTLSTALQWLLLLFTRYPDVQARVQAELDQVVGRDRLPCMGDQPNLPYVLAFLYEAMRFSSFVPVTIPHATTANTSVLGYHIPKDTVVFVNQWSVNHDPAKWPNPENFDPARFLDKDGLINKDLTSRVMIFSVGKRRCIGEELSKMQLFLFISILAHQCNFRANPNEPAKMNFSYGLTIKPKSFKVNVTLRESMELLDSAVQKLQAEETCQ, from the exons ATGGGCACCAGCCTCAGCCCGAACGACCCTTGGCAGCTAAACCCGCTGTCCATCCAGCAGACCACGCTCCTGCTATTCCTGTCTGTGCTGGCCACTGTGCATGTGGGCCAGCGGCTGCTGAGGCAACGGAGACGGCAGCTCGGGTCCGCGCCCCCGGGCCCGTTTGCGTGGCCACTGATCGGAAACGCGGCGGCGGTGGGCCAGGCAGCTCACCTGTCGTTCGCGCGCCTGGCGCGGCGCTACGGCGACGTCTTCCAGATCCGCCTGGGCAGCTGCCCCATAGTGGTGCTGAATGGCGAGCGCGCCATCCACCAGGCCCTGGTGCAGCAGGGCTCGGCCTTCGCCGACCGGCCGTCCTTCGCCTCCTTCCGTGTGGTGTCCGGCGGCCGCAGCATGGCTTTCGGCCACTACTCGGAGCACTGGAAGGTGCAGCGGCGCGCAGCCCACAGCATGATGCGCAACTTCTCCACGCGCCAGCCGCGCAGCCGCCAAGTCCTCGAGGGCCACGTGCTGAGCGAGGCGCGCGAGCTGGTGGCGCTGCTGGTGCGCGGCAGCGCGGACGGCGCCTTCCTCGACCCGAGGCCGCTGACCGTCGTGGCCGTGGCCAACGTCATGAGTGCCGTGTGTTTCGGCTGCCGCTACCGCCACGACGACCCCGAGTTCCGTGAGCTGCTCAGCCACAACGAGGAGTTCGGGCGCACGGTGGGCGCGGGCAGCCTGGTGGACGTGATGCCCTGGCTGCAGTACTTCCCCAACCCGGTGCGCACCGTTTTCCGCGAATTCGAGCAGCTCAACCGCAACTTCAGCAACTTCGTCCTGGACAAGTTCTTGAGGCACTGCGAAAGCCTTCGGCCCGGGGCCGCCCCCCGCGACATGATGGACGCCTTTATCCTCTCTGCGGAAAAGAAGGCGGCCGGGGACTCGGACGATGGTGGCGCGCGGCTGGATTTGGAGAACGTACCGGCCACTATCACTGACATCTTCGGCGCCAGCCAGGACACTCTGTCCACAGCGCTGCAGTGGCTGCTCCTCCTCTTCACCAG GTATCCTGATGTGCAGGCTCGAGTGCAGGCAGAATTGGATCAGGTCGTGGGGAGGGACCGTCTGCCTTGTATGGGTGACCAGCCCAACCTGCCCTATGTCCTGGCCTTCCTTTATGAAGCCATGCGCTTCTCCAGCTTTGTGCCTGTCACTATTCCTCATGCCACCACTGCCAACACCTCTGTCTTGGGCTACCACATTCCCAAGGACACTGTGGTTTTTGTCAACCAGTGGTCTGTGAATCATGACCCAGCGAAGTGGCCTAATCCGGAGAACTTTGATCCAGCTCGATTCTTGGACAAGGACGGCCTCATCAACAAGGACCTGACCAGCAGAGTGATGATTTTTTCAGTGGGCAAAAGGCGGTGCATTGGCGAAGAACTTTCTAAGATGCAGCTTTTTCTCTTCATCTCCATCCTGGCTCACCAGTGCAATTTCAGGGCCAACCCAAATGAGCCTGCGAAAATGAATTTCAGTTATGGTCTGACCATTAAACCCAAGTCATTTAAAGTCAACGTCACTCTCAGAGAGTCCATGGAGCTCCTTGATAGTGCTGTCCAAAAGTTACAAGCCGAGGAAACTTGCCAATAA